GGAATTGGCTAAAAAAGAGGGAATTTACAACCCAAGGATGATTTACGGTCCTGTCACAATTGTCGTTGGAGAGGAGATGTTATTACCTGGATTAGATGAGGCGTTATTGGAGATGGAGGTTGGAGAAGAGAGGGAACTCGTCCTTCCTCCAGAGAAAGCATTTGGTAAAAGAGACCCTTCAAAAGTTAGGGTAGTTCCAATAAAAGAATTCCAAAAGTTTAACATAAGACCTGTTGTAGGAATGCCAGTTAATATTGATGGAAATGTTGGAAAGGTTGTTAGTATTAACAGCGGAAGGGTTTTAGTTGATTTCAACCATGAATTCGCTGGAAAAGAGGTTAAGTATAGGTTAAAATTAGAAGAAGTTGTTGAAGAACCAGAAGAAATTGTTAAAGAACTCGTAAAGATGTACATACCTTCAATAAATACAGATGATTTAAAGATAAAGATGACCAAAAAAACTGTTACAATCAACCTCCCAGAGGTTTGCTCATTTATGAACAACATCCAAACAATAAAAATGGCAATAGCAAATGAGGTTATAAAGAGGTTAGGTGTTGATAAAGTTTCATTTGTTGAAACATTTGAAAAGAAAAAAGAAGATAATTAATGGTATTTACCCCTAAAGGTGAATAGTAGTATTAGAACCGGAGGACTGTAAAAATATCGAAGATTGAATAATATCACTTATTGGTAAAAGCCCGATAGAGTTAAATCAATGTTATAAATTAGAAAATCATGGGCTATTTATAAGCGAAGAAATGGAACACTGGAAAACACAATATAAAATAATTTCTTAATATTTCTTTTTTTCATTTAAATTCGTGGGCGATATTATGAAACTTTGCGTAGATGGTGTTTTTTACAATAGAGAACCATTAGATTTTAAAAAGATTTGGAAGAGATTGTTGAGATTTTAGGTGAGGATGTTAAAGTTCTATCCTTAGAGTTTCCAGAGATTGCTGCAATTGTTGAGGATACCTATTACTATAGATGTGGGTTTATGTTGGATAAGGAATTGGAAGAGGAAATTCCAGAAGATGAACTTAAAAGGATAAAGGAAAAAATAAAAAAACTATTTCCAGAGGATACTATTATTTACACATTAAAC
This is a stretch of genomic DNA from Methanotorris formicicus Mc-S-70. It encodes these proteins:
- a CDS encoding peptidylprolyl isomerase, giving the protein MVEKGKLVKISYDGYVNEKLFDTTNEELAKKEGIYNPRMIYGPVTIVVGEEMLLPGLDEALLEMEVGEERELVLPPEKAFGKRDPSKVRVVPIKEFQKFNIRPVVGMPVNIDGNVGKVVSINSGRVLVDFNHEFAGKEVKYRLKLEEVVEEPEEIVKELVKMYIPSINTDDLKIKMTKKTVTINLPEVCSFMNNIQTIKMAIANEVIKRLGVDKVSFVETFEKKKEDN